Genomic window (Sulfurovum riftiae):
GGTATGATCTGGCATTTCAGCTGGGCAAAGCCAAGCATGTCGGTGACTGGCAGGTAAAATATTCCTATACCGATCTTCAGGAAGATGCGGCACTTGGTGCATACAGTGATTCAGATAACTTTGGTGGCGGTACGGCAGCAAGAGGTCATGCGATCAGAGCAAAATACAAATTTGGTGAGCATGTATACCTTGCCGGTAACTTCTTCTTCGATAAACTCTATGAAAGTAAAAGCAAAGTGGATGGAATGGAACCGGACTACGAGCGTGTGCAGTTAGACTGTATTATTAAATTTTAACAGAACAGTCTTCTTATAGTTGACACCTTAAACAATGTTTTAAGGTGTCAATCTTTCTCTTTTTACCTTTCCCCTTATCTCTTAAAGATAGTTGATTGCAATTTGGTAACAAAATTGTAATACTTTTAGCCTATAATCCTGGAATTTCATAACAGCAAGGGATAAAAATGAACAATATGATCAGACTGATACTGGGAGCAGGGTTCGCAGCTGCAGTGGCGTTCTATGCGAGCAGCATTATGGGACACGGTGCGCATGCAGGCTTTTTGGTGATCGCTGCGGTATTCGGTGCCTATATGGCAATGAACATCGGAGCGAACGATGTTGCGAACAATGTGGGACCTGCAGTGGGTTCAGGTGCACTTACGATCGGCGGTGCGATCGTGATTGCTTCTATTTTCGAAGCGGCCGGTGCACTGATCGCCGGTGGTGATGTGGTCGGTACCATTAAGAAAGGGATCATCGATCCGGCGGCATTCGGCGGAGACCCGATGGTCTTTGTGTATGCCATGTCGGCGGCACTGCTTGCAGCAGCACTCTGGCTCAACCTTGCTACCTGGCTGAAAGCACCTGTTTCTACCACACACTCCATTGTTGGCGGTGTATTAGGTGGTGGTATCGCAGCAGGCGGTTTTGCCATCGTTTCATGGGGGACTATGGGCAAGATAGCGGCATCATGGATCATCTCTCCTGTTCTGGGCGGTGTGATCGCTGCGATCTTCCTCTACATCATTAAGTCGCAGATCCTGTATCAGAAAGATATGCGTACGGCAGCCAAAAAAGTGGTACCGGTCCTGGTTGCGATCATGGCGGCAGCGTTCCTTACCTACCTGACACTCAAAGGATTGAAGAAAGTATGGCCGGTCATCGTCGATACCTTCAGCTTCCTGCCGCATACGAAGAAGCCTACTTTCCTTGTAGCATTGATCTTCGGCTTGATCGGAGGGATCATTACCTATGTGTTGGTCAAACCGAAGATCGTAAGCAGGGTGACAGGCCTTGGTGAGAACAGGGCCGATATCAATATTCTCTTTACGATACCGCTTATCTTCTCTGCGATCCTGCTGAGTTTCGCACATGGTGCGAACGATGTCGCCAATGCCGTCGGACCTCTTGCCGCGGTCTATGATGCCCTGATGCATGCAACGGTTGCCAAAAAAGCGGCGATCCCTCTATGGGTTATGGTCGTTGGTGGTGTGGGTATCTCCATCGGTCTGGCACTGTACGGTCCGAGACTCATCAAAACGGTCGGTTCCGAGATCACTGAACTTGACCAGATGAGAGCCTTCTCCATCATGATGGCAGCCGCGATCACCGTGGTCATCGCTTCCCAGCTTGGGCTTCCGGTCTCATCGACCCACATTGCGGTGGGTGCCATCTTCGGTGTCGGTTTCCTTCGTGAATGGCTCGACAGCAAGAACATGGACGAGAAGCAGCATAA
Coding sequences:
- a CDS encoding inorganic phosphate transporter — encoded protein: MNNMIRLILGAGFAAAVAFYASSIMGHGAHAGFLVIAAVFGAYMAMNIGANDVANNVGPAVGSGALTIGGAIVIASIFEAAGALIAGGDVVGTIKKGIIDPAAFGGDPMVFVYAMSAALLAAALWLNLATWLKAPVSTTHSIVGGVLGGGIAAGGFAIVSWGTMGKIAASWIISPVLGGVIAAIFLYIIKSQILYQKDMRTAAKKVVPVLVAIMAAAFLTYLTLKGLKKVWPVIVDTFSFLPHTKKPTFLVALIFGLIGGIITYVLVKPKIVSRVTGLGENRADINILFTIPLIFSAILLSFAHGANDVANAVGPLAAVYDALMHATVAKKAAIPLWVMVVGGVGISIGLALYGPRLIKTVGSEITELDQMRAFSIMMAAAITVVIASQLGLPVSSTHIAVGAIFGVGFLREWLDSKNMDEKQHKLQIEVKKLDAIKKELEALKTAEDYKKQVELIDAQKRQKKKVKSLKRSLRENYVKRGMVKKIIAAWVITVPAAAFLSAIIFYVIKGFAA